In a single window of the Thamnophis elegans isolate rThaEle1 chromosome 8, rThaEle1.pri, whole genome shotgun sequence genome:
- the ENY2 gene encoding transcription and mRNA export factor ENY2: MNKDAQMRATINQKLIETGERERLKELLRAKLIECGWKDQLKAHCKDVIKEKGLEHVTVDDLVAEITPKGRALVPDSVKKELLQRIRTFLAQHASL; the protein is encoded by the exons atgaacaaGGATGCACAAATGAGAGCAACTATTAATCAAAAATTAATTGAAACAGGAGAACGAGAACG CCTTAAAGAATTACTGAGAGCAAAATTAATTGAATGTGGTTGGAAAGATCAGCTAAAGGCACACTGCAAAG ATGTCATCAAAGAAAAAGGGCTAGAACATGTTACTGTTGATGATTTGGTGGCTGAAATTACTCCAAAAGGCAGAG ctttaGTACCTGATAGTGTAAAGAAAGAACTTCTACAGAGAATAAGAACATTTCTGGCTCAACATGCCAGTCTTTGA